Within the bacterium genome, the region TTGCTGCGCGGTCCGGCAAAGCCGGACCTTGCGTACCTTTTTCAAAGGGGGGGATTTTTAACCGAAAAAAGCCTTCTCGGCCGCCTCCGGCAATTTCTGGCCGCCGATCTTGGCCGACTGCACCAGCTCCCAGTAATAGCGGTAGGTGGCGCGGTCGTGGAGCTCGCCTTCGAATTGGATCGGACCCCAGTTGGCCTCTTGGGCGGCGAGCAGGATCTGGCTGCCCTTCTCGATCATCGAGTGATCGGGCATCATCGCGGCGACGATGGCGTCGATTTGAGTGGGATAGATCGACCACATCCGCAGGAAGCCGAACTCATTGCGGGCCCGAAGGGCGTCGGCCTTGGTCTTCTCGGCGTCCTTGAGATCCAGCGTCACGTTGTGAGCCGGGATGATGCCGTTGGCCAGCGCGGCGGCGCAAACCGTCGCCTTGGCCCGGAAGATCAGCGCGTGCTCGAATTGGCCGGGCGAGCGCATGCAGGAATCGGGGATCGCGCCGTGGTGGCCGGAGACGAAGTCCATCAAGCCGAAGTCGAGGACCTGCATCCAAGGCAGGGCCGCGATCTCGAAGGCATCCTTCAACGCGCCGTGAGTTTCGACCAGAACATGGATCGGGATCTCGCGCTTCACGCCGCCCTTCTTGGCCACCTCTTGAATATAGCCGATCATCTCCTTCACCTGGCTGACCGCGGTCGGCTTGGGGATGGTGATGTAAGCCAGCTCGTTGCCGGCGCCGCCGACCAGGGTGTCGACGTCCTGCTTCCAGTAGGCATTGGTGTAGTCGTGAATCCGGGCGCCGGCCATCTTGTATTTGTTGAGCGGGCCCTTGGCCATGCCGACGATCATCTCGGCGTGCTCCTTCTCCTTGCCGGTCGGCGCGCCGTCTTCGCAGTCCATCGTGATGTCGAAGACGCCGCCCTTGGTGTTTTGCAGTTCCATCGCCTTGGTGATCAGCTTCTCGCTGCCGGCGAAATGCTCGCAGGCCGGAATGATCGGGAAGGGCTTCTCGC harbors:
- a CDS encoding aldolase/citrate lyase family protein — its product is MSKKHPNEALFAGEKPFPIIPACEHFAGSEKLITKAMELQNTKGGVFDITMDCEDGAPTGKEKEHAEMIVGMAKGPLNKYKMAGARIHDYTNAYWKQDVDTLVGGAGNELAYITIPKPTAVSQVKEMIGYIQEVAKKGGVKREIPIHVLVETHGALKDAFEIAALPWMQVLDFGLMDFVSGHHGAIPDSCMRSPGQFEHALIFRAKATVCAAALANGIIPAHNVTLDLKDAEKTKADALRARNEFGFLRMWSIYPTQIDAIVAAMMPDHSMIEKGSQILLAAQEANWGPIQFEGELHDRATYRYYWELVQSAKIGGQKLPEAAEKAFFG